From Dehalobacter sp. 12DCB1, a single genomic window includes:
- a CDS encoding 4Fe-4S dicluster domain-containing protein gives MAKKMILVDGSKCTGCKACSAACKEWNDLPTEKTSLVKSYQSMADFTPNTYTYVTFEEKYENNNMHWLMRKAQCFHCDDPSCLKACSSSAISKTDSGFVVIDQDKCIGCGYCAQFCPFNVPKVDKTTEKANKCTGCVGRVENGLEPACVKICQPGALSFGNYDTMMGIAQARLAEVKKKFPNANLYGQNGQAGTTYRYILLDTPAAYGLPENPSTDLTLYLWKDIIRPIGKIAIGGAAAAVVVGVAINALKGNYKNDSHQDQHPIKREEEM, from the coding sequence ATGGCAAAAAAAATGATTTTGGTGGACGGATCCAAATGTACCGGCTGCAAAGCCTGTTCAGCAGCCTGCAAGGAATGGAATGATCTTCCGACTGAAAAAACCTCTCTCGTCAAAAGTTATCAAAGTATGGCCGATTTTACACCGAACACCTATACGTATGTAACATTTGAGGAAAAGTATGAAAATAATAACATGCACTGGCTGATGCGCAAGGCGCAGTGTTTCCACTGCGATGATCCCTCCTGCCTGAAAGCGTGTTCCTCAAGTGCCATATCCAAAACAGATTCCGGGTTTGTCGTTATTGATCAAGATAAATGTATTGGATGCGGGTACTGTGCCCAGTTTTGTCCGTTTAATGTGCCTAAGGTTGATAAAACCACAGAAAAGGCTAACAAATGCACCGGCTGCGTAGGCAGAGTGGAAAACGGCCTTGAGCCTGCCTGCGTAAAAATCTGCCAACCAGGAGCACTGTCATTCGGTAATTACGATACCATGATGGGGATTGCCCAAGCACGGTTGGCCGAAGTAAAAAAGAAGTTCCCCAACGCTAATCTTTATGGTCAGAATGGGCAAGCAGGTACAACTTATCGCTATATTTTGCTCGATACGCCTGCTGCCTATGGGCTGCCTGAAAATCCGTCAACTGATTTAACACTTTATCTATGGAAAGATATTATCCGGCCTATCGGCAAAATCGCGATAGGCGGTGCTGCTGCGGCAGTCGTTGTGGGAGTGGCGATTAATGCGCTAAAAGGAAACTACAAAAATGATTCTCATCAAGATCAGCATCCGATAAAGAGAGAGGAGGAGATGTAA
- the fdhE gene encoding formate dehydrogenase accessory protein FdhE: MYLGTEKIDGGQATSLSAVKENYSKLRAEITAWQKENNLKDLKLPPRSGQYPLFTVDDLPENAVIDLWDRLNIVAEEKIDRSKLAVLQNEFSAGRIQGNESLFSRLSLAVAGVAQSVYQQLQVSASVEDQPMCPCPVCGEDNLMTTLDALNGKRFIHCLVCGNERPIKISGCIHCGSESSFQQTYLNSAEFPGVEVVVCLDCGQYFKEINLRERRVEDLDWENIRTLPLNYAAEQWILKNRPIMSLN; the protein is encoded by the coding sequence ATGTACTTGGGTACTGAAAAGATCGATGGAGGACAAGCAACAAGTTTGTCTGCTGTCAAAGAGAACTATTCAAAACTGAGAGCAGAAATAACTGCCTGGCAAAAAGAAAACAACCTGAAGGATTTGAAATTACCGCCGAGATCCGGGCAGTATCCCTTATTCACTGTCGATGATCTGCCAGAAAACGCCGTCATTGATTTATGGGACAGGTTAAACATTGTTGCCGAAGAAAAGATAGACCGCTCCAAACTTGCCGTTCTCCAAAATGAGTTCAGCGCAGGTCGTATTCAAGGAAACGAATCTCTTTTCAGCCGCCTGAGCTTAGCAGTAGCCGGGGTAGCCCAATCGGTATATCAGCAGCTGCAGGTCTCTGCAAGTGTGGAGGATCAGCCAATGTGCCCATGTCCGGTTTGTGGTGAAGACAATCTTATGACAACATTGGATGCGTTGAATGGAAAACGCTTTATACATTGTCTTGTCTGCGGAAATGAGAGGCCAATAAAAATATCGGGCTGCATACACTGTGGCAGTGAAAGTTCATTTCAACAAACGTATCTCAATTCTGCCGAGTTTCCTGGCGTGGAGGTTGTTGTCTGTTTAGATTGCGGCCAATATTTTAAAGAAATTAATTTGCGCGAACGGAGAGTCGAGGATTTAGATTGGGAAAATATACGTACACTGCCCCTAAATTACGCAGCTGAACAATGGATTTTAAAGAACAGACCGATAATGAGCTTAAACTGA
- the hypF gene encoding carbamoyltransferase HypF: MIRAVKILINGIVQGVGFRPFIFKLARELDIKGWVNNFSGGVEIQAEGERVEEFICRIRTDQPALAAIVSLEITEIPVQHYREFTITESRESEDKDVLISPDVAVCRDCLQEMFHSKDRRYLYPFINCTNCGPRYTIIKDRPYDREKTTMAGFQMCPECHQEYMDPLDRRFHAQPTACAVCGPALQLLDHTGNEVSGHGIGFDLLQEGAILAVKGLGGFHLVCDACNHEAVSRLRRVKERGAKPFAVMARNIETALQEVTMTELEKSTLAGPSAPIVLLPRKKNGNSRISPQTAPGLQTLGIMLPYAPVHHLLFQGTYDYLVMTSANLSGQPLIYDNQEALAGLSGIADYFLLNNRDIYHPCDDSVMQMIGDQMTFIRRARGYVPLPLFLKQEIKTPIVGLGGEMKNAFCLASGKMAFVSQYIGDMHGYENLERFEQEFYSFQKVTNIIPQKTAYDMHPEYSTTRIARSMDCPKFRVQHHHAHLASVMAEHGMDDPMLGLICDGTGYGEDGRIWGFEYLFGNQEGYERKAHLEYLPLPGGDAGAKYPLRIAYAYLKKLMTQEEWQRTEPLWAKLSSQEKNILDGQLRSGFQLFETSSAGRLFDAVSGILGVCTEVTYEGQAAIELESAAEKWLEDGNTGIQKELNEFPIIRLQASMRVKALAALLDQHGISGQTSAEERLKLIEKYNEIADRTDGSLCPDLYPALYPACLEISGEPQSSVLHVKVGSLLKDIANDVLLQKNPGEAALRFHYSLACQMLETAMLIGLKNKKLPIAGGVFQNKLLTEILLFLAGEIGVEILCPQKLPSGDGGLAFGQVLIANAAIEEKPVLLG; encoded by the coding sequence TCGGCTTCAGGCCGTTTATTTTTAAACTTGCTCGTGAGCTGGACATTAAAGGCTGGGTAAACAATTTCAGCGGCGGAGTCGAAATTCAGGCTGAAGGGGAACGGGTGGAAGAATTTATTTGCAGAATCAGAACAGACCAGCCGGCTTTGGCTGCGATCGTCTCGCTGGAGATAACAGAGATCCCGGTTCAGCATTACCGGGAGTTCACGATCACAGAAAGCAGGGAGTCCGAAGATAAGGATGTTTTGATCTCCCCGGATGTTGCAGTATGCAGGGACTGCCTGCAGGAAATGTTTCACAGTAAGGACCGGCGCTATCTCTATCCGTTTATCAATTGTACCAATTGCGGTCCGCGCTATACAATCATCAAGGATCGGCCTTATGACCGCGAGAAAACGACCATGGCGGGTTTTCAGATGTGCCCGGAATGCCATCAGGAATATATGGATCCGCTGGATAGGCGGTTTCATGCTCAGCCGACTGCTTGTGCGGTCTGCGGGCCTGCCCTTCAACTGCTGGATCATACGGGCAATGAAGTCAGCGGCCATGGAATAGGGTTCGACTTACTGCAGGAAGGCGCTATTTTAGCTGTAAAAGGGCTGGGCGGCTTTCATCTTGTCTGTGATGCCTGCAATCATGAGGCGGTCAGCAGACTGCGCCGGGTCAAAGAGCGCGGCGCAAAACCATTTGCTGTCATGGCCAGGAATATTGAAACCGCCCTCCAAGAGGTGACCATGACGGAGCTCGAAAAATCGACGCTGGCCGGCCCCTCTGCACCGATTGTCCTGCTGCCGCGCAAGAAGAATGGGAATAGCCGGATTTCTCCGCAAACAGCGCCCGGACTCCAAACACTCGGTATCATGCTGCCGTACGCACCGGTTCATCATCTGCTCTTTCAGGGGACCTATGATTATCTGGTGATGACCAGCGCCAACCTGAGTGGCCAGCCTTTAATATACGACAATCAGGAAGCGTTGGCAGGACTAAGCGGGATTGCGGATTATTTTCTTCTAAACAACAGAGATATTTATCATCCGTGTGATGACTCAGTTATGCAGATGATCGGGGATCAAATGACCTTTATCCGTAGGGCCAGGGGCTATGTACCGCTGCCGCTGTTTTTAAAACAGGAGATCAAAACACCGATTGTCGGTCTTGGCGGAGAAATGAAAAATGCTTTCTGCCTCGCTTCCGGAAAGATGGCTTTCGTGAGCCAATATATTGGAGATATGCATGGATATGAAAATTTGGAACGTTTTGAACAGGAGTTTTACTCCTTTCAGAAGGTAACAAACATTATTCCGCAAAAAACTGCTTATGATATGCATCCGGAATATTCGACGACCCGGATTGCCCGGTCGATGGATTGCCCGAAATTTCGGGTTCAGCACCATCATGCCCATCTCGCCAGCGTGATGGCTGAACATGGGATGGATGATCCGATGCTCGGCCTGATTTGCGACGGAACAGGTTATGGCGAGGACGGCAGGATTTGGGGCTTTGAGTATCTTTTCGGAAATCAGGAAGGCTATGAACGCAAAGCGCACCTTGAATACCTGCCCTTGCCCGGCGGCGATGCCGGAGCCAAATATCCGCTCAGGATTGCCTATGCTTACCTGAAGAAACTTATGACGCAAGAAGAATGGCAGCGGACGGAACCGCTCTGGGCCAAATTATCTTCTCAGGAAAAGAATATCCTGGATGGCCAGCTTCGAAGCGGATTTCAGCTGTTTGAAACATCCAGCGCAGGACGCCTTTTTGACGCGGTTAGCGGTATACTGGGAGTTTGTACAGAAGTGACATACGAGGGGCAGGCAGCAATCGAACTGGAGAGTGCGGCCGAGAAATGGCTGGAAGACGGAAATACAGGCATTCAAAAAGAGCTGAACGAATTCCCAATAATAAGGCTGCAGGCTTCAATGCGGGTCAAGGCGTTGGCGGCTCTCTTGGATCAACATGGAATATCCGGTCAGACAAGTGCAGAAGAACGCCTAAAACTTATTGAAAAATATAACGAAATTGCCGACAGGACTGATGGCAGTCTTTGTCCGGACTTATATCCCGCTTTATATCCAGCCTGTCTGGAGATTTCAGGTGAACCGCAGTCCAGTGTCCTTCACGTAAAAGTGGGGAGCCTCTTAAAAGATATTGCCAACGATGTGCTGCTTCAGAAAAACCCCGGGGAAGCTGCGCTTAGATTTCACTATTCTTTAGCGTGTCAGATGCTCGAAACGGCTATGCTTATTGGTCTTAAAAATAAAAAACTGCCGATTGCAGGCGGTGTTTTCCAGAATAAGCTGTTGACCGAGATTCTATTGTTTTTAGCGGGAGAGATCGGGGTAGAAATCCTTTGCCCGCAGAAGCTCCCGTCCGGGGACGGCGGTCTTGCTTTCGGTCAGGTGCTGATTGCAAATGCCGCGATTGAGGAGAAGCCAGTTCTATTAGGCTGA
- a CDS encoding Ger(x)C family spore germination protein: MKRKFTHVALLLLLLTTILMSGCKKEVEELAVVTMFAGDYININGVDQYQIWSRMMRPSSMEDNQKKEGASSDYLISASSTSLNDLISKLMVRLPKTPFYGHTYVYVFGARSAQEKILPQIEITMSNPDSRPAVFVLATKGLASQIIQLEPSGTTTLTQQVKNQSEKIAIDKGVACGVTMNEFSEWLLSPDRDALLPEIEPVSSMEGETVPDSVIVQGFGVFREAKLVGWLDKEESLGYLLISRKLKNVHIVVPFKKDNKSLSYYISGSKNKINFKIIDGKPSFKIKIQTVGFVAETDGYDITPDQIKPLERIISDKIREYPLKSIACAKKYDADYFGLMQKIHRYDPSYWQEIAPNWRDIFQQADVEVEIEAKIAGSGAVSKSFSLKP, encoded by the coding sequence ATGAAACGTAAATTTACGCACGTTGCCCTATTGCTCCTCCTCTTGACGACTATTCTTATGTCGGGGTGTAAAAAGGAAGTAGAGGAGCTTGCGGTCGTTACAATGTTTGCTGGAGACTATATCAATATAAATGGGGTTGACCAATATCAAATTTGGTCCAGAATGATGCGCCCATCCAGTATGGAAGACAACCAAAAAAAAGAGGGCGCTTCTTCCGACTACTTGATCAGCGCTTCAAGTACATCATTGAACGATTTAATAAGTAAACTAATGGTGCGATTGCCAAAGACACCTTTTTATGGACATACTTATGTTTATGTTTTTGGGGCACGTAGTGCTCAGGAAAAAATCCTGCCTCAAATTGAAATTACAATGAGCAACCCTGATTCGCGTCCGGCTGTTTTTGTGCTGGCAACCAAAGGGTTAGCTTCACAGATTATACAGCTGGAACCTTCAGGAACTACCACCCTCACCCAACAGGTTAAAAATCAGTCGGAGAAAATAGCCATCGACAAAGGCGTGGCCTGCGGCGTTACAATGAATGAGTTTTCAGAATGGCTGCTCAGTCCCGATCGGGACGCGTTACTACCTGAGATAGAACCGGTCTCTTCAATGGAAGGAGAAACTGTTCCTGATTCTGTCATTGTTCAGGGTTTTGGCGTTTTTCGTGAAGCTAAACTTGTGGGTTGGCTGGATAAAGAAGAATCCTTGGGGTACCTGCTAATTTCCAGAAAGCTAAAGAATGTTCATATTGTGGTTCCGTTTAAAAAAGATAATAAATCTTTATCTTATTATATATCGGGCTCTAAAAATAAGATTAACTTTAAAATAATCGATGGTAAACCTTCCTTTAAGATCAAAATTCAAACGGTAGGATTCGTTGCTGAAACTGATGGATATGACATTACCCCAGATCAAATCAAACCACTAGAAAGAATCATTTCCGATAAAATCCGCGAATATCCGTTAAAATCAATTGCCTGCGCCAAAAAATATGATGCGGACTATTTCGGCCTTATGCAGAAAATACATCGTTACGACCCTTCTTACTGGCAGGAGATTGCCCCGAACTGGAGGGATATTTTCCAGCAAGCTGACGTAGAAGTAGAAATAGAGGCAAAAATAGCAGGTAGTGGAGCTGTATCAAAATCGTTTAGTCTGAAACCATGA
- a CDS encoding endospore germination permease codes for MDKEKISGTQTGMLLFTLITATSILFVPGIIVQRTGQSAWLVTSFSCLAGVISLLIVLKLGQRFSRTTLSKYSEIVLGKVMGKVFCLAYVLFFFINNTLTIREFSEFLSYSLSFGSSILLLIIVIVAVAGFGAYKGIEVIVRANQFVLPLFIISFVCLFGLALFKADYERVLPLWEKGIQPLISDSAVPASLFGEIVVLIMLLPIVNKPQEVWSKSLWAILASMGFITLCTLIMITVVGPNLSGHLLFPFWNFVKSIEYGNYVQRIEGFIFFFWLTIIMIKTTLLYYLTCLITAQIFGLKSYYPVVCYLAPLQVTAATFVSSNTIQLQDIFRKYWPPFALFFEIALPLFLLTVAVIRKKRGN; via the coding sequence ATAGATAAAGAAAAAATCTCCGGTACACAAACTGGTATGCTGCTGTTTACGCTGATTACTGCTACCTCTATTCTCTTCGTCCCAGGGATCATTGTGCAGAGGACCGGGCAATCAGCTTGGCTTGTTACCTCATTCTCCTGCCTGGCAGGCGTAATCTCGCTGCTGATCGTTTTAAAATTAGGGCAGCGTTTTTCACGGACTACTTTATCTAAATACAGCGAAATTGTTCTTGGAAAAGTAATGGGTAAGGTTTTCTGCCTTGCCTATGTCCTGTTTTTTTTTATAAACAATACCCTTACAATCAGGGAATTTTCAGAGTTCCTGAGTTACAGTCTATCATTCGGAAGTTCGATACTGCTCCTTATCATTGTTATTGTAGCAGTAGCGGGGTTTGGAGCCTATAAAGGAATTGAGGTCATCGTCCGGGCCAACCAATTTGTGTTGCCCCTTTTTATTATCAGCTTCGTATGTTTATTTGGCCTGGCGCTGTTCAAAGCAGACTACGAAAGAGTGCTGCCTCTTTGGGAAAAAGGAATCCAGCCCCTTATATCGGATTCGGCAGTTCCTGCCTCCCTTTTCGGAGAGATCGTCGTACTTATTATGCTGCTGCCCATTGTAAACAAACCCCAGGAGGTCTGGAGCAAAAGTCTTTGGGCGATTCTGGCGTCTATGGGTTTTATAACCTTATGTACCCTAATTATGATTACGGTAGTGGGTCCAAATCTTTCCGGTCATTTGCTCTTTCCTTTTTGGAATTTTGTTAAATCAATAGAATACGGGAACTATGTCCAACGGATTGAAGGTTTTATTTTCTTTTTTTGGCTCACCATCATCATGATTAAAACAACTTTGTTATACTATTTGACCTGTCTCATAACCGCACAAATTTTCGGTTTGAAGTCTTATTACCCCGTCGTCTGTTATTTAGCCCCGTTACAAGTAACCGCTGCAACTTTTGTGAGTAGCAATACCATTCAGTTACAGGACATTTTTAGAAAGTACTGGCCGCCTTTCGCACTATTTTTTGAAATAGCACTACCTTTGTTCCTTCTCACTGTTGCAGTAATAAGAAAAAAAAGAGGAAATTAA
- the fdnG gene encoding formate dehydrogenase-N subunit alpha, protein MDLSRRNFLKLSGASLASLALGLGFDPDLAQAQGYALKIEGTKKIPSICHFCSGGCGLLLYIKDEKLVYLAGDPDHPTNNGALCSKAASLREVAYSEARITKPMYRAPGANEWQEISWDEAIDKVAKKVKDVREKTWKADADVINAATGKTEKLAVNRTEGIAVLGSAEIDNEESYLVKKLSMLLGTPYNEHQARIUHAPTVASLSPSFGRGAMTNSWPDLMNAELFLIAGSNCAENHPVAMRWINKAKERGAKVIVVDPRFTRTASQADIFAQIRPGTDIAYLGAIINYILENELYDHDYVLNYTNALYKISKDFQFKDGLFSGFDPEKKKYKTDSWGYQLDESNKPVKALVLTDPDSVFSKLKEHYSRYDMKTAENITGIPASKIKEIADAFCSAKPASILYALGMTHHTTGVQGIRCYGIIQLLMGNIGKAGGGINALRGEPNVQGSTDMANLYNNLPGYLPAPSHSDKTLKDYLVRNGSNREKHLVSLLKAWFGDKATKENDYCFNYLPKYDSNVNSSLVRIWDAVNKGQFKMMLNIGSNSLVSVPNLEVVRQALPKLEMLVVSDLFEIETAQFWREPGVDPSKIMTEVIFLPAAFVYEKDGTLTNSGRWVQWKDAALKPLGECKPDLDMLDLLYKRVKSLYEGSTDPKDRPILDARWDYGHEPKALKVLQELNGYDETSGQLLPTLADYLKAPVGSVSTGCWIYAGVTGKGNLAARRGNADPSGLGLFREWSFAWPGNIRILYNRASCDAQGQPVDPKRKLIWWDAAKSVWAGNDGADVVDKTKGPDTPEGKLAFRMNPEGVGRLFAGKYTSGIPTTPSADGKPAGGVAVGGICNDGPLPEFYEPVESPAENIFHPNVSSNPIVAMPKTLPEVQKVGNRKDYPYVLTTYGVTEHFCAGGITRNIPMLNELMPEPFAEISKNLAAKIGVQDGDRVEISSARGKVEIRCLVTDRIQSYQVHGQPTETIGVPWSWGFASLSPGSSINEVTIGVIDPTAGTPEYKCCLVNIRRA, encoded by the coding sequence ATGGATTTATCAAGACGTAATTTCCTGAAACTATCAGGAGCTTCCTTGGCTTCGCTGGCGCTTGGCCTTGGTTTTGATCCCGACCTCGCTCAGGCTCAGGGATATGCACTTAAAATTGAAGGTACAAAAAAAATTCCGAGCATTTGCCATTTTTGTTCCGGAGGGTGCGGCTTGCTTCTCTATATCAAAGATGAAAAGCTGGTGTATTTAGCCGGGGATCCCGATCATCCAACCAATAACGGGGCACTTTGTTCTAAGGCAGCCAGCTTAAGAGAAGTTGCCTATTCTGAGGCTCGGATCACGAAACCGATGTATCGTGCTCCGGGGGCAAATGAATGGCAGGAAATATCCTGGGACGAGGCTATCGACAAAGTAGCCAAAAAAGTCAAAGATGTCAGGGAGAAAACCTGGAAGGCTGATGCCGATGTCATTAACGCAGCTACAGGGAAGACCGAGAAACTCGCTGTCAACAGGACTGAGGGGATTGCTGTTCTAGGATCGGCTGAAATCGACAATGAAGAATCCTACTTAGTTAAAAAACTATCAATGCTTTTAGGCACGCCCTATAACGAACATCAGGCCCGGATATGACACGCGCCCACGGTGGCAAGTTTGTCACCTTCATTTGGCCGTGGCGCCATGACCAATTCCTGGCCGGATCTGATGAATGCTGAACTGTTCCTAATTGCAGGTTCAAATTGTGCCGAAAACCATCCCGTTGCTATGCGGTGGATCAATAAGGCCAAGGAGCGCGGTGCAAAAGTAATTGTGGTTGATCCTCGTTTTACACGGACAGCTTCGCAGGCAGATATATTTGCTCAGATTCGCCCGGGTACAGATATTGCCTATCTGGGGGCAATCATCAATTATATATTGGAAAATGAGCTCTATGATCACGATTATGTCCTTAATTACACAAATGCTCTATACAAAATAAGCAAGGATTTTCAATTCAAGGATGGACTATTTTCCGGATTTGACCCCGAAAAGAAAAAATACAAAACCGATAGTTGGGGTTATCAATTAGACGAATCGAACAAACCGGTTAAAGCTCTGGTCCTTACTGATCCTGACAGCGTCTTCAGCAAATTGAAAGAGCATTATTCCCGTTATGATATGAAGACTGCCGAAAATATTACAGGGATACCTGCATCAAAAATTAAGGAGATTGCCGATGCTTTCTGCAGTGCCAAACCGGCATCCATCCTTTATGCATTGGGGATGACCCATCACACAACGGGTGTGCAAGGTATCCGGTGTTACGGCATTATCCAGCTGTTGATGGGCAATATCGGCAAAGCGGGAGGCGGTATCAACGCTTTGCGCGGCGAGCCGAATGTCCAGGGTTCCACGGATATGGCCAATCTCTATAATAATCTGCCAGGTTATCTTCCGGCCCCCTCCCATTCCGACAAGACACTCAAAGATTATTTGGTACGAAACGGCTCCAACCGGGAAAAACATCTCGTATCGTTATTGAAGGCCTGGTTCGGGGATAAAGCGACTAAGGAAAACGACTATTGTTTCAATTATCTGCCAAAGTATGATTCCAATGTTAATTCAAGTTTGGTTCGAATTTGGGATGCGGTGAATAAAGGCCAATTCAAGATGATGCTGAATATTGGCTCCAATTCATTGGTATCCGTACCAAACCTCGAAGTGGTCCGCCAGGCTTTGCCCAAACTAGAGATGTTGGTTGTCTCCGATCTATTTGAAATCGAGACTGCCCAGTTCTGGCGGGAGCCCGGTGTTGATCCGTCTAAAATTATGACGGAAGTAATCTTTTTACCGGCTGCCTTTGTCTATGAAAAAGACGGGACGCTGACGAACTCCGGCCGCTGGGTTCAGTGGAAGGATGCAGCACTCAAGCCCCTGGGCGAATGTAAACCGGATTTGGATATGCTCGATCTTTTGTATAAGCGGGTGAAAAGCTTATATGAAGGCAGTACGGATCCCAAAGACAGACCGATCCTCGATGCACGCTGGGATTACGGCCATGAGCCGAAAGCGCTTAAGGTGTTGCAGGAATTAAACGGCTATGATGAAACAAGCGGTCAGTTATTGCCGACATTAGCCGATTATCTGAAAGCACCGGTCGGGTCAGTATCTACCGGATGCTGGATTTATGCCGGTGTTACCGGGAAAGGCAATTTAGCTGCACGCCGTGGAAATGCAGATCCTTCCGGACTCGGATTGTTCCGCGAATGGAGCTTTGCTTGGCCGGGAAATATCCGTATTTTATACAATCGTGCATCATGTGATGCTCAGGGACAGCCTGTGGACCCCAAACGTAAATTAATTTGGTGGGATGCGGCCAAAAGTGTTTGGGCCGGCAATGACGGTGCTGACGTAGTCGACAAGACGAAAGGGCCTGACACTCCGGAAGGAAAGCTGGCTTTCCGTATGAATCCGGAAGGAGTAGGGCGTTTGTTTGCAGGCAAATATACAAGCGGGATACCAACAACGCCTTCAGCAGACGGCAAACCGGCCGGCGGCGTGGCTGTAGGCGGGATTTGCAATGATGGGCCGCTGCCGGAGTTTTACGAGCCGGTGGAAAGCCCTGCGGAAAATATCTTCCATCCGAATGTATCAAGCAATCCCATTGTGGCAATGCCCAAAACATTGCCCGAAGTTCAGAAGGTTGGTAACCGTAAAGACTATCCTTATGTGCTGACAACCTATGGTGTTACCGAACACTTCTGTGCCGGCGGTATCACCCGCAACATTCCGATGCTGAACGAATTGATGCCGGAACCTTTCGCAGAAATCAGCAAAAACCTTGCAGCGAAAATTGGCGTACAAGATGGTGACCGCGTTGAAATATCCTCGGCACGCGGCAAGGTTGAGATCCGTTGTCTTGTCACAGACCGCATTCAGTCGTATCAGGTACATGGACAGCCGACCGAAACGATCGGTGTACCTTGGAGTTGGGGTTTTGCATCTTTAAGTCCTGGATCAAGCATCAATGAAGTAACAATCGGCGTAATTGACCCGACAGCAGGAACACCCGAATATAAATGTTGTCTGGTCAATATAAGGAGGGCTTAG
- a CDS encoding formate dehydrogenase subunit gamma, with amino-acid sequence MSEKKSGSRQVPGKVLRFTKGERLSHWVHAVSFFVLLLTGWGILSEFSRPVLMIFGGVDVSRILHRIFAVIFVVVVVAMFFIKDPKYHWEWLRSAFRFTKADIAHIMAFPKEFFGGHGNYPAQGKFNGGEKINSLITILGSVFITLSGFIMWAPNVFPDQLVRIAYPIHDMSMFMMVAALMGHLYLSLLHPESRAALPGMLKGYVSEKFAKAHHAAWYEEVKNQEK; translated from the coding sequence ATGAGTGAAAAAAAATCAGGCTCGCGTCAAGTTCCCGGCAAAGTACTCCGTTTTACCAAAGGGGAAAGATTGAGCCATTGGGTTCATGCTGTAAGCTTTTTTGTTCTCCTCCTCACAGGGTGGGGCATACTATCCGAATTCAGTCGGCCGGTACTCATGATTTTTGGGGGAGTTGACGTTTCCCGCATCCTTCACAGGATTTTTGCCGTGATTTTTGTTGTGGTCGTTGTAGCGATGTTCTTTATCAAGGATCCAAAATATCACTGGGAATGGCTGCGTTCTGCTTTCCGATTTACGAAAGCGGATATCGCGCATATCATGGCTTTTCCCAAAGAATTTTTTGGAGGACACGGCAACTACCCGGCTCAGGGCAAGTTTAACGGCGGAGAAAAAATCAACTCTTTGATTACCATCCTGGGTTCCGTATTCATCACGTTGAGCGGATTTATCATGTGGGCCCCTAATGTTTTTCCTGATCAATTGGTCCGGATAGCTTATCCCATTCACGATATGTCGATGTTTATGATGGTTGCAGCATTGATGGGACATCTCTATTTATCTTTGCTTCATCCTGAATCAAGAGCTGCTCTGCCGGGCATGTTAAAGGGATACGTCTCGGAAAAATTTGCGAAGGCGCATCACGCTGCCTGGTATGAAGAGGTCAAGAACCAAGAAAAATAG